The genomic region AACGTCATTCTGGAAATTCGTGCTGGAACTGGTGGGGAGGAAGCCGCTTTGTTTGCGGCGGATCTTTTCAGGATGTATGCCCGCTATGCAGAAGAAAAGGGATGGAAGATAGAAGTTCTGGATAAACATGTGTCGGACATGGGTGGCTTCAAAGAAATCATTGCAAGCATTCATGGTAAGGGTGCTTATAGTCGTTTGAAATTTGAGCGGGGAGTTCACCGAGTCCAGCGAATTCCTGTTACAGAAAGCCAGGGACGGATTCACACTTCTGCCGTTACGGTGGCAGTGCTTCCGGAAGCAGAAGAGGTGGATATCGAAATTGATCCGTCGGAACTTCGTATTGATGTTTTCAGATCGTCGGGACCAGGAGGACAGAGTGTCAACACTACCGATTCTGCTGTAAGGATTACCCATCTGCCCACAGGGATTGTAGTTACCTGCCAGGATGAAAAGTCCCAGCATAAAAACAAGGCTAAGGCTCTTAAGGTGCTTCGTTCTCGGCTTCTTGATATGAAGCGACGCGAACAGGAAGAAAGGATTGCTCAGGAAAGAAGACAGCAGGTGGGAACGGGGGACCGAAGTGAGCGTATCCGAACATACAATTTCCCTCAAAATAGGGTCACCGATCACCGTATTAACCTTACACTTTACAAACTTGAAGAAGTTCTTAGCGGACTCCTTGATGAAATCATAGATGCCTTGATAACTTACTATCAGACGGAAGAATTGAAGCGGTTGGATGTTTAGTTCTTATGTGGGCGCACAATGCGGAAGCAATGGACTATTTTGACTCTTCTCGAGTGGACCGTTGACTATTTTCGTAAGAAAGGCATTGATGCGCCTCGTTCAGAAGCTGAAGTTCTCCTTGCTCACACCCTGGGAATCCGTAGAATTGATCTTTATCTTCGCTATGATCAGCCTCTGTCCCCTGTCGAACTCGCTTCTTTCAAGGAAGTAGTAAAGCGCCGGGTGGCTCGTGAGCCTTCTCAATACATAACGGGGCGAAAAGAATTCTGGTCGCTGGAATTCGAAGTTAATCCATCGGTTCTAATACCCAGACCGGAGACAGAAATCCTGGTCGAGAAG from Thermodesulforhabdaceae bacterium harbors:
- the prfA gene encoding peptide chain release factor 1 gives rise to the protein MLERLEAVESKFVQIEQAMSSPEVIGRPQEYQKLVREHAEIAPIVDAYRKYKDLNRQIEANLELLEDEKDPEMRDLIKQDIAELEEKRDEALHQLKLMMLPKDPNDEKNVILEIRAGTGGEEAALFAADLFRMYARYAEEKGWKIEVLDKHVSDMGGFKEIIASIHGKGAYSRLKFERGVHRVQRIPVTESQGRIHTSAVTVAVLPEAEEVDIEIDPSELRIDVFRSSGPGGQSVNTTDSAVRITHLPTGIVVTCQDEKSQHKNKAKALKVLRSRLLDMKRREQEERIAQERRQQVGTGDRSERIRTYNFPQNRVTDHRINLTLYKLEEVLSGLLDEIIDALITYYQTEELKRLDV